A section of the bacterium genome encodes:
- a CDS encoding amidohydrolase, protein MSSLRIDNVDIWTGVERGILHQGALEACDGAIRFVGAASDLPPADEGCERLDGRGMLLMPGFVNAHTHLAMTLLRGYADDMPLKPWLEEKIWPIEMKLKPEDVYWGSALGVVEMIRAGVTCFNDMYHYPEQGAQAALDLGMRALPSGVLLGFIGDVKGSLERAIEFTLEWQTRGRGLVTAMLGPHAPYTCPDDLLTSVAAAAQEHGLGIHIHLSETEHEVQESIAAHGVSPVRHLDDLGVLNGHVTAAHCVHLSDEDIALLAERQVGVAHCPGSNMKLSSGFARVPELLEAGATVGLGTDGAASNNNLDLLEEARLAALIHKGYSGDPTVVNADQALRMATAGGAAALGLADRIGTLEVGKRADCILMDLSGAHTQPLFDVESQIVYAAHSRDVDSVVIDGCVKLRHGELVGMDEAEIIARATACAHRLMG, encoded by the coding sequence ATGAGTTCGCTGCGCATTGACAACGTAGACATCTGGACCGGCGTGGAGCGCGGCATCCTGCATCAGGGGGCCCTGGAGGCCTGCGACGGCGCCATCCGCTTCGTCGGGGCCGCGAGCGACCTCCCCCCAGCCGACGAGGGGTGCGAGCGCCTCGACGGGCGAGGAATGTTGCTCATGCCCGGCTTCGTCAACGCCCACACGCACCTGGCCATGACGCTCCTGCGCGGCTACGCCGACGACATGCCCCTCAAGCCGTGGCTGGAAGAGAAGATCTGGCCGATCGAGATGAAGCTGAAGCCCGAGGACGTGTACTGGGGTTCGGCGCTGGGCGTCGTCGAGATGATCCGCGCCGGTGTCACGTGCTTCAACGACATGTACCACTACCCCGAACAGGGCGCACAGGCTGCGCTGGACCTGGGGATGCGGGCCCTGCCCTCCGGGGTGCTCCTGGGCTTCATCGGCGACGTGAAGGGCAGCCTGGAGCGTGCCATCGAGTTCACGCTGGAATGGCAGACGCGCGGGCGGGGGCTGGTCACGGCGATGCTGGGGCCGCACGCCCCGTATACCTGCCCTGATGACCTGCTGACCTCCGTGGCCGCGGCGGCGCAGGAGCACGGCCTGGGCATCCACATCCACCTGTCGGAGACCGAGCACGAGGTGCAGGAGAGCATCGCCGCCCATGGGGTGTCGCCAGTGCGCCACCTGGACGACCTGGGGGTGCTGAACGGGCATGTCACGGCGGCACACTGCGTACACCTGAGCGATGAGGACATCGCCCTGCTGGCCGAGAGGCAGGTTGGCGTCGCGCACTGTCCGGGCAGCAACATGAAGCTGTCGAGCGGGTTCGCGCGGGTGCCGGAGTTGCTCGAAGCGGGAGCGACCGTCGGCCTCGGCACCGATGGCGCCGCCTCCAACAACAACCTGGACCTGCTCGAGGAAGCGCGGCTGGCGGCGCTCATCCACAAGGGCTACAGCGGCGACCCGACGGTCGTGAACGCCGACCAGGCCCTGCGGATGGCGACGGCGGGTGGAGCCGCGGCGCTGGGTCTGGCGGACCGGATCGGCACGCTGGAGGTGGGGAAGAGAGCCGACTGCATCCTCATGGACCTGTCCGGCGCGCACACCCAGCCGCTGTTCGATGTCGAGTCGCAGATCGTCTACGCCGCCCACAGCCGCGACGTGGACAGCGTGGTCATAGACGGCTGCGTCAAGCTGCGCCACGGTGAACTGGTGGGCATGGACGAGGCGGAGATCATCGCCCGGGCCACCGCGTGTGCGCACCGGCTGATGGGTTAG
- a CDS encoding MoxR family ATPase, which produces MDHASAADLCRRIMDNVEQVIYGKREVIERTLVAMIAGGHMLFEDVPGVGKTMLARAVACTIGCGFSRIQFTPDLLPSDVTGVSIYDQKTGEFRFRKGPVFTHILLADEVNRATPRTQSSLLEAMEERQVTVDGVTYPLPRPFMVMATENPIEYEGVYPLPESQLDRFLIRDRIGYPDRPSEKSVVARQLTRHPIEQLQAVTSAEEVILLQQVAAECHVADAIYDYALGLVEATRQSETLYLGASPRGTLALIRCAQAVATIRGRDFVEPDDIKQLAVPILAHRVLLSAEARMGDLTTAHVIAELLERLPVPV; this is translated from the coding sequence ATGGATCACGCTTCTGCCGCCGATCTCTGTCGCCGCATCATGGACAATGTCGAGCAGGTTATCTACGGCAAGCGCGAGGTGATCGAGCGCACGCTGGTGGCGATGATCGCGGGCGGCCACATGCTCTTCGAGGACGTGCCGGGCGTCGGCAAGACGATGCTGGCCCGCGCCGTGGCCTGCACCATCGGCTGCGGCTTCTCGCGCATCCAGTTCACCCCTGATCTGCTGCCCTCCGATGTCACCGGCGTGTCCATCTACGACCAGAAGACGGGCGAGTTCCGCTTCCGCAAGGGCCCGGTCTTCACCCACATCCTCCTCGCGGACGAAGTCAACCGCGCCACGCCGCGCACTCAGTCCTCCCTGCTGGAGGCGATGGAGGAGCGCCAGGTTACGGTGGACGGCGTCACCTACCCGTTGCCGCGGCCGTTCATGGTCATGGCGACCGAGAACCCCATCGAGTACGAGGGCGTCTACCCGCTGCCCGAGTCGCAACTGGACCGCTTCCTGATCCGCGACCGCATCGGCTACCCCGACCGCCCGTCGGAAAAGAGCGTCGTGGCGCGCCAGTTGACCCGCCACCCCATCGAGCAGTTGCAGGCGGTGACGAGCGCCGAGGAAGTGATCCTCCTGCAGCAGGTCGCTGCCGAGTGCCACGTGGCGGACGCCATCTACGACTACGCGCTGGGCCTGGTCGAGGCGACGCGACAGTCGGAGACGCTGTATCTGGGCGCCAGCCCGCGCGGCACACTGGCGCTCATCCGCTGCGCCCAGGCTGTCGCCACCATCCGGGGCCGCGACTTCGTGGAGCCCGACGACATCAAGCAACTGGCGGTGCCCATCCTGGCCCATCGCGTGCTGCTGTCGGCCGAGGCGCGCATGGGCGACCTGACCACCGCCCACGTGATCGCCGAACTGCTGGAGCGCCTGCCGGTGCCGGTCTAG